The Zea mays cultivar B73 chromosome 7, Zm-B73-REFERENCE-NAM-5.0, whole genome shotgun sequence DNA segment AATCGCACCTGTGTATATCTTGTCGTGGAGCTCCCGATCCACGCTGCCAGGAGAACCCTGCACGCAGAGCAAGTGAGCGCCTGCACTGCCTGCTCTGTCTGGTTGACCGTAGTTGCTTGCTGCACGCAGCTACATGAAGTCTTCTCCTCTAGGTTTCCTAGGCGGACATTTGGGTTTTCTTCTGATATATACGTTCCACCCAGGAAGCATTTCGTACTGTTGGTTCGAGCTTAACTGTGGGGTGGTTTCCTCGCGTGTACACGTGATGGTGAAATGTTGGTTTTTTCAGATTTATTAATGATAAAAGGAACACGTGTTTTCCTGCGCTTATGCCATTCCTATGATTTTTCTTTGATTGACAGCAGACAGCACTGCAATCAATCAATTATAACTGTCAAATAATTTAGCTTTAGCACTTCTGTACAACAGGATTGAAGGGGGGATGAGAAGGTGGACATCGTTGCTCTAGTGATTTGATCACCAGAGATGGTGTTGGTGGTGAAGCAGCATCGCTGCACGCACTCTGTGAGCTGTGTTTGCATCAAGGGCCATCTCAGTGAGGATGCTCTGTTCCTCGTCTTCCGCCACATGAACTGGAACCCAAGGCTGATTGCTATCCTGTCATGTGTGTGCAAGTGGTTTGACGAGGTTGCCAAGCAGGTGCTGTGGAAGGAGTTCTGTCATGCAAGGGCTTCAAAGATGATGCTGGATTTGCATTCAGGTGGTAGCCACATTGTTGATGGGAACTGGAAAGCGCTGGGGAAGCTGCTCATCTATTGCAATGGCTGCACAAAAGGGGGGCTCTTCAATAACATCCATGTTCCAGGCCATTTTGTGTTCAGGACACGCTTTTCTAGGACTGCGGGCAGGAGTTTCCTGCCTCTGCCATGCAAGTCAGACGTGTTGTATGTGTCAGATCCATGTGAGCATCTTGATCAAGGGGAAGAAGGCGACTTAGGTTTCTTTCGAGGCATCTTTAAGTCATTCGCCACTTCAAGAGTGAAGAAGATGTTGATTGAGAAGCGGGCTAGGTTTCATCCAAGGGAGTTGTGCTCTTATTGTAAGTCGAAGCTATGGAACATGTTCCAGGAAAATATGATTCCAAGGAGTGCTTCTGCTAGACTGGGTGCCTATGATGATTCCGTCGAGtattttgtatgcttgaatgggcATGTTATTGGACTTGGTACCCTGCTACCACTCTCAGACTCGGAGGAGGCAGCAGATGAGTAATCATCAAGAATGAGTCAGGTGATCATATATTTTCTGTTGGCTATTTGTGAAGAATAGATAGATTCTTTACATGATGTATTAAAATATATACACTGAAATACAGGTTGGTCTATCTCTATTCCATGGCAAATTTCTTCTTGAAACTTTTCAGTAAACATCAAGTTTC contains these protein-coding regions:
- the LOC100192674 gene encoding EID1-like F-box protein 2-like isoform X1, whose protein sequence is MVLVVKQHRCTHSVSCVCIKGHLSEDALFLVFRHMNWNPRLIAILSCVCKWFDEVAKQVLWKEFCHARASKMMLDLHSGGSHIVDGNWKALGKLLIYCNGCTKGGLFNNIHVPGHFVFRTRFSRTAGRSFLPLPCKSDVLYVSDPCEHLDQGEEGDLGFFRGIFKSFATSRVKKMLIEKRARFHPRELCSYCKSKLWNMFQENMIPRSASARLGAYDDSVEYFVCLNGHVIGLGTLLPLSDSEEAADE